The following are from one region of the Halomonas qaidamensis genome:
- the murA gene encoding UDP-N-acetylglucosamine 1-carboxyvinyltransferase, protein MDKLMITGNGSVDGEVWVSGAKNAALPILCASLLADGPVIIGNLPHLQDITTTLELLGRMGVEPVMGEKLSIQLDGSQVTQCHAPYELVKKMRASILVLGPLLAHFGKADVSLPGGCAIGSRPVDLHIRGLEAMGAEIRVEAGYIRAHVDGRLKGATIFFDTVTVTGTENLLMAATLAEGTTILENAAREPEIVDLAECLIKMGANIRGQGTDTIVIEGVESLHGCEHDVMPDRIETGTFLVAAAMTGGRVKVKRTRADILEAVLAKLEEAGADITSGDDWIALDMHGKRPKAVNIRTAPYPAFPTDMQAQFVAMNAVAVGHSRVVETIFENRFMHVQELNRMGANITLEGNAALIEGVEKLSGAPVMATDLRASASLVIAAMMAEGETLVDRIYHIDRGYECIEEKLQLLGARIRRIPG, encoded by the coding sequence ATGGATAAATTAATGATTACCGGCAATGGGTCGGTAGATGGTGAAGTGTGGGTAAGCGGTGCCAAAAACGCGGCACTGCCGATTTTGTGTGCCAGCCTTTTGGCAGATGGTCCGGTCATTATTGGTAATTTGCCTCATTTGCAGGACATTACTACTACGCTGGAGTTGCTAGGGCGAATGGGCGTTGAGCCTGTGATGGGAGAGAAGCTCAGTATCCAGCTTGACGGCTCTCAGGTAACACAGTGTCATGCCCCCTATGAGCTGGTTAAGAAGATGCGCGCCTCTATTCTAGTATTAGGTCCATTGCTGGCGCATTTTGGTAAAGCAGATGTGTCGTTACCAGGGGGGTGTGCAATTGGTTCGCGTCCAGTTGACTTGCACATTCGTGGCCTTGAGGCGATGGGTGCAGAGATTCGCGTTGAGGCGGGTTATATTCGTGCCCACGTAGATGGTCGCTTGAAAGGTGCCACCATCTTTTTCGATACAGTAACGGTAACGGGTACTGAAAATCTGCTGATGGCGGCTACGCTTGCAGAGGGCACCACTATTCTTGAAAATGCAGCGCGCGAGCCCGAGATTGTCGATCTTGCCGAGTGCTTAATCAAGATGGGGGCCAACATCCGCGGTCAAGGCACTGACACCATTGTCATTGAGGGGGTGGAGTCGCTGCATGGTTGTGAGCATGATGTCATGCCTGACCGTATTGAGACTGGCACTTTTTTGGTCGCAGCGGCCATGACGGGTGGGCGTGTGAAGGTAAAGCGCACCCGCGCTGACATTCTAGAAGCGGTGCTCGCGAAGCTTGAGGAAGCCGGTGCCGATATTACCAGCGGCGATGATTGGATCGCCCTAGATATGCACGGTAAGCGCCCAAAGGCGGTGAACATCCGTACGGCACCCTATCCTGCATTTCCTACTGATATGCAAGCTCAGTTTGTTGCAATGAATGCTGTTGCCGTAGGCCACTCGCGGGTGGTGGAAACCATTTTTGAAAACCGCTTTATGCACGTACAAGAGCTAAACCGGATGGGGGCAAATATTACCCTTGAAGGTAATGCGGCATTAATTGAAGGCGTAGAAAAGCTTTCAGGTGCGCCGGTTATGGCCACTGATCTGCGTGCGTCAGCGTCATTGGTGATCGCAGCCATGATGGCCGAAGGCGAAACGCTTGTAGATCGTATTTATCACATTGATCGTGGTTATGAGTGCATCGAGGAAAAATTACAGCTGTTGGGCGCGCGCATTCGACGTATTCCCGGCTAA
- a CDS encoding BolA family protein produces the protein MQPNEVKALLESRIDGCDFHIQGEGCNFQVIAVGEAFEGLSPVKRQQLVYAALSDEIASGALHAISIKTFTPGQWQTAPENV, from the coding sequence ATGCAACCCAATGAAGTAAAAGCACTGCTTGAGTCTCGCATTGATGGATGTGATTTTCATATCCAGGGTGAGGGCTGTAACTTTCAGGTGATTGCGGTTGGCGAAGCCTTTGAAGGTCTTTCTCCCGTTAAGCGTCAGCAGTTGGTTTACGCTGCACTGAGTGACGAAATCGCATCGGGCGCTCTTCACGCTATTAGCATCAAAACGTTTACTCCGGGGCAGTGGCAAACTGCACCGGAAAACGTTTAG
- a CDS encoding STAS domain-containing protein produces MTTLLSTSHVSLIAQTNTLSVNGDLTVNAAADVAAVGVKWLESAQLTEVTLDFFGVTRASSAAISVLFEWLRACHLLGVVVTSIMLSAPLERLTSLAELDALIKSPNAEA; encoded by the coding sequence GTGACGACGTTGTTATCTACGTCGCATGTATCGCTGATTGCGCAAACCAATACGTTGTCGGTCAACGGTGACCTTACTGTCAATGCAGCGGCCGACGTGGCCGCTGTAGGTGTCAAATGGCTTGAAAGTGCTCAGTTAACGGAAGTTACTTTAGATTTTTTTGGCGTCACCAGGGCAAGTAGCGCGGCGATTAGCGTGCTATTTGAATGGTTGCGTGCTTGTCATTTACTGGGGGTTGTTGTTACGTCGATTATGTTGTCTGCCCCGCTTGAGCGGCTAACCTCGCTAGCTGAGCTTGATGCATTGATAAAATCGCCCAACGCTGAAGCCTAA
- a CDS encoding MlaC/ttg2D family ABC transporter substrate-binding protein — MLARRLLFLVVLAFVLLPFVAQAQSMSPEALVRDNVKQFMEQINGREDYYANNLDELKALVNDSLNDVADFRYIGASVMGSYFRNATPEQRSRFADVFRQTLIDTYTRGLVTFDYDELRVLSDQRGQRYEDQASVDMEVVANNGQVYPVSYSLRLSDGEWKVVNVIVNGINLGLTFRNQFDQSMRENNRDYDAVIRNWSPEIGVDELEQGGNA, encoded by the coding sequence ATGTTGGCTCGTCGTTTGCTTTTTTTGGTAGTACTAGCTTTTGTTTTACTGCCTTTTGTAGCTCAGGCCCAGTCAATGTCGCCAGAAGCGTTGGTGCGTGACAACGTTAAGCAATTTATGGAGCAAATCAACGGTAGAGAAGATTATTACGCCAATAATCTTGATGAGCTCAAAGCTCTAGTTAACGACAGTCTGAATGATGTGGCTGATTTTCGTTATATTGGCGCTAGCGTTATGGGAAGCTATTTTCGCAATGCAACGCCGGAACAGCGTAGTCGGTTCGCCGATGTATTTCGTCAAACGCTGATTGATACCTATACACGTGGCCTTGTGACGTTTGATTATGATGAGTTAAGAGTGTTAAGCGACCAGCGGGGCCAGCGTTATGAGGATCAAGCAAGCGTCGATATGGAAGTGGTTGCTAACAATGGACAAGTGTACCCAGTAAGTTACAGCCTGCGGCTCTCGGACGGTGAGTGGAAAGTGGTCAATGTCATTGTTAATGGCATTAATCTAGGGCTTACGTTCCGCAACCAGTTTGATCAGTCAATGCGCGAAAATAACCGAGATTACGATGCAGTAATTCGCAACTGGTCGCCTGAAATTGGCGTTGATGAGCTTGAGCAAGGGGGCAACGCGTGA
- the mlaD gene encoding outer membrane lipid asymmetry maintenance protein MlaD, with amino-acid sequence MKRSKTMEFGVGLFMLAGILGLVFLGLRVSGMTLSAPSDTFRLEASFANIGSLKPRARVTMAGVTVGRVEAIELDTEWYDARVVLSLNSELQGQLTQDTTAAILTAGLLGEQYIGLSVGGDPNMLEEGDVIRDTQSALVLEELIQQFVSNMVTN; translated from the coding sequence ATGAAGCGCAGTAAAACCATGGAGTTTGGCGTTGGCTTGTTTATGCTGGCGGGTATCTTAGGGCTTGTTTTTTTAGGCTTACGTGTCAGTGGGATGACGCTATCGGCGCCTTCTGATACGTTTCGTCTTGAGGCAAGCTTTGCCAATATTGGTAGTCTAAAACCACGCGCGCGCGTCACTATGGCTGGCGTTACAGTGGGCCGCGTTGAGGCCATAGAACTTGATACTGAATGGTACGATGCGCGGGTAGTGCTGAGTCTTAATAGTGAACTTCAGGGTCAGCTTACTCAAGATACTACAGCAGCGATCTTAACGGCAGGTTTGCTTGGAGAGCAATATATCGGTTTAAGCGTTGGTGGTGACCCGAATATGCTTGAAGAAGGTGATGTCATTCGAGATACCCAGTCAGCCTTGGTGCTTGAAGAACTTATCCAACAATTTGTATCCAATATGGTTACTAACTGA
- the mlaE gene encoding lipid asymmetry maintenance ABC transporter permease subunit MlaE: MQSNIKHAISHVVRLGRKGCDALESLGRAGIFLAQSAVGVPSREGWLLWLRQVHFVGVLSLAIVLVSGLFIGMVLALQGYTILVDFGAEQALGQMVALSLLRELAPVVAALLFAGRAGSALTAEIGLMKATEQLTSMEMIGVDPLRRVVAPRLWAGFIALPILTVGFSVVGIWGGYLVGVEWLGVFEGSYWSNMQASVSFVDDIGNGIIKSLVFAVVVTWIAVFQGYDLVPTSEGISRATTRTVVYSSLAVLGLDFVLTAVMFGGL, from the coding sequence ATGCAATCAAACATTAAACATGCTATCTCGCATGTTGTTCGGCTTGGGCGAAAAGGATGTGATGCCTTGGAGTCGTTAGGACGTGCAGGTATCTTCTTGGCGCAGTCTGCAGTAGGGGTTCCCTCGCGGGAAGGCTGGTTATTATGGCTACGCCAAGTGCATTTTGTTGGTGTTTTGTCGCTTGCGATTGTCTTGGTATCGGGGCTGTTTATTGGCATGGTGCTTGCCCTCCAGGGTTACACCATTTTGGTTGACTTCGGTGCAGAACAGGCGCTTGGTCAAATGGTGGCGCTTTCACTATTGCGTGAATTGGCACCGGTGGTCGCTGCGCTTCTGTTTGCCGGGCGCGCTGGCTCTGCTTTAACGGCAGAAATTGGTCTTATGAAGGCGACCGAGCAGCTGACAAGCATGGAAATGATCGGTGTTGACCCACTGCGCAGGGTCGTAGCTCCCCGCTTATGGGCTGGTTTTATCGCACTACCTATTCTTACCGTTGGATTTAGCGTGGTGGGCATTTGGGGGGGCTATTTAGTAGGTGTGGAGTGGTTAGGCGTTTTCGAAGGCTCTTATTGGAGCAATATGCAGGCTAGCGTTTCATTTGTTGATGATATCGGTAATGGAATCATCAAAAGCCTTGTGTTCGCAGTGGTTGTTACCTGGATTGCGGTGTTTCAAGGGTATGACTTAGTGCCAACATCTGAAGGTATTTCACGTGCCACAACCCGCACAGTGGTGTATTCATCGCTTGCTGTTTTGGGGCTAGATTTTGTATTGACTGCCGTTATGTTTGGCGGTCTTTGA
- a CDS encoding ABC transporter ATP-binding protein, which yields MTDVPFIEIEDLYFSRGEHDIFRGINMTISRGQVTAIMGPSGTGKTTLLKLIGGQLTPDRGRVLIDGQDVHRLSRKALFSLRKRMGMLFQSGALFSDLDVYENVAFPLRVHTNLPDTMIRDLVLLKLQAVGLRGARHLSPAELSGGMARRVALARAVALDPELILYDEPFVGQDPISMGVLVQLIKRLNQALSLTSVIVSHDIKETLSIADYLYLIADGQVVASGTPRTLDTNQDPRVSQFIHGEPDGPVPFHYPAETLYRDILGQASAGKVR from the coding sequence ATGACAGATGTTCCCTTCATAGAAATTGAAGATTTGTACTTCTCGCGAGGAGAGCATGATATTTTTCGCGGAATCAATATGACGATTTCGCGTGGCCAAGTGACCGCTATTATGGGGCCAAGTGGTACAGGTAAAACGACCCTTTTAAAGCTGATTGGTGGCCAGTTAACACCCGACCGAGGGCGAGTGTTAATCGATGGTCAAGACGTGCACCGCCTGTCACGTAAAGCCCTCTTCAGTCTTCGTAAGCGCATGGGGATGTTGTTTCAGAGTGGTGCGTTATTTTCAGACCTTGATGTGTATGAAAATGTCGCGTTTCCGCTTCGAGTGCATACCAATTTGCCAGATACTATGATTCGCGATCTTGTGCTTCTCAAGTTGCAAGCGGTGGGGTTGCGCGGGGCAAGGCACTTATCGCCTGCTGAGCTTTCGGGGGGGATGGCAAGACGTGTGGCTTTGGCACGTGCGGTAGCGCTTGACCCAGAGCTAATCTTGTATGATGAGCCTTTTGTCGGCCAAGATCCTATTTCAATGGGTGTGCTTGTCCAGCTTATTAAACGGCTTAATCAGGCGTTGTCACTTACGTCAGTGATCGTTTCACACGATATCAAAGAGACTCTTAGTATTGCGGATTACCTGTACTTAATCGCCGATGGACAGGTGGTTGCTTCTGGCACGCCACGCACTTTAGATACAAACCAAGACCCGCGGGTGAGTCAGTTTATTCACGGTGAGCCTGATGGCCCCGTGCCGTTTCATTACCCAGCTGAGACCCTCTACCGCGATATTCTAGGCCAAGCCTCTGCAGGGAAGGTGCGCTAA
- a CDS encoding KpsF/GutQ family sugar-phosphate isomerase has translation MRQPLSTPSPLRESALRTLQIEQAAIGGLQAKLDEHFDHACELILACHGRVVVTGMGKSGHIAGKLAATLASTGTPAFFVHPGEASHGDLGMITRADVVLALSNSGETAEVTALLPLLKRLGTPLVSMTGRPGSTLAKHADAHLNSGVEREACPLDLAPTSSTTAALALGDALAVALLEARGFTAEDFALSHPGGSLGKRLLLRVKDLMHNGTRLPQVALGSPLRDALIEITRQGLGFTCVVDSEGRLAGVYTDGDLRRTLDQFHDLRDVIVDDVMTRPGKRIGPDILAAEAVRIMEDSRITALAVVDDQQRPIGALHMHDLLASGVI, from the coding sequence ATGCGCCAGCCACTATCGACCCCTAGCCCACTGCGTGAAAGTGCGCTGCGCACCTTACAAATTGAGCAGGCAGCCATTGGTGGGCTACAAGCCAAACTTGATGAACATTTTGACCACGCTTGCGAGCTGATTCTTGCCTGCCATGGCCGTGTTGTCGTGACTGGCATGGGTAAGTCAGGTCATATTGCGGGGAAATTAGCAGCTACATTGGCAAGCACCGGTACGCCTGCTTTTTTTGTACACCCAGGCGAAGCCAGTCACGGCGATCTCGGCATGATTACCCGGGCGGATGTCGTATTAGCACTCTCCAACTCTGGTGAAACAGCAGAAGTTACCGCGCTACTGCCGCTACTGAAACGCTTAGGCACTCCTCTTGTTAGTATGACCGGCCGCCCTGGCTCAACATTGGCTAAACATGCGGATGCACACCTCAATAGTGGCGTTGAGCGCGAAGCCTGCCCTCTCGACCTAGCGCCAACAAGTTCAACCACTGCAGCACTTGCCTTAGGCGACGCTTTGGCTGTTGCGTTATTGGAAGCACGCGGATTTACCGCTGAGGATTTTGCACTTTCACATCCAGGAGGTAGCCTGGGCAAACGTTTGCTCCTTCGCGTTAAAGATTTGATGCACAACGGGACACGCCTCCCCCAAGTGGCACTAGGCAGCCCCTTGCGTGATGCACTTATAGAAATCACCCGGCAAGGCCTGGGCTTTACCTGTGTAGTGGATAGTGAGGGGCGTCTTGCGGGCGTCTATACCGACGGTGACTTACGCCGAACGCTGGATCAGTTTCATGACCTGCGTGACGTCATCGTCGATGATGTTATGACGCGCCCTGGAAAACGTATTGGACCCGATATATTGGCGGCTGAAGCCGTTCGCATTATGGAAGACAGTCGAATTACCGCACTCGCAGTTGTGGATGATCAGCAGCGTCCCATTGGTGCGCTGCATATGCACGACCTACTTGCTAGCGGCGTTATATAA
- a CDS encoding KdsC family phosphatase → MALPEALQDRIRRVKLLAIDVDGVLTDGRLYFQADGIEIKAFHTQDGHGLKLLKRVGIHVALITGRDSPMVSQRAASLGITHVYQGCEDKLTTLRALCQRLDITLEHVAYCGDDLPDLAPMKRSGVGITVPNAPDYMHTHADWITDRLGGHGAVREICDTLLMSQGHWDAVLDTYLHGQS, encoded by the coding sequence ATGGCCCTACCTGAAGCACTACAAGACCGGATTCGCCGCGTAAAACTACTGGCGATTGATGTTGACGGCGTACTTACTGATGGCCGCCTCTACTTTCAAGCGGATGGCATCGAAATCAAAGCGTTTCATACCCAAGACGGTCACGGTCTCAAGCTATTGAAGCGCGTAGGTATCCATGTTGCCTTAATTACCGGGCGGGATTCACCTATGGTCAGCCAACGTGCCGCTTCTTTGGGCATTACGCATGTATATCAAGGGTGTGAGGATAAACTCACTACGCTACGCGCGCTTTGCCAACGCCTAGATATCACACTAGAGCATGTTGCTTATTGTGGCGATGACCTGCCAGACCTTGCACCGATGAAACGCTCAGGCGTTGGCATCACTGTCCCTAATGCCCCTGATTATATGCATACCCATGCTGACTGGATCACTGATCGGCTTGGCGGCCACGGTGCTGTGCGTGAAATCTGCGATACTTTACTGATGTCTCAAGGTCATTGGGACGCTGTGTTAGATACGTATTTACACGGTCAATCGTAA
- the lptC gene encoding LPS export ABC transporter periplasmic protein LptC codes for MRFWVRKRFWITTLVVVLGGILAWIDPRGYKDQSFNPDARAQEPGHVLENAEMTLFGDTGTIQQSLMTPRLVHTPQTAMTDVTSPIATLFDSEERQWLATAETGTLNTDTQALTLAGSAQLLSPDEGWQLNTELLHYNGVTRHAWSDSKTVLQQPPQRLDASRMDIWLDDSQIRLTNNVRGTHPPATRSP; via the coding sequence ATGCGCTTTTGGGTTAGGAAACGGTTTTGGATTACCACGCTTGTGGTGGTGCTGGGGGGTATACTTGCCTGGATAGACCCGCGTGGATATAAAGACCAATCGTTTAATCCCGATGCGAGGGCTCAAGAGCCAGGTCACGTACTTGAAAATGCGGAAATGACACTATTTGGTGACACAGGCACCATTCAGCAATCGCTAATGACGCCACGCTTAGTGCACACCCCGCAGACAGCGATGACTGATGTTACCTCTCCCATAGCGACACTCTTTGATAGTGAAGAACGCCAATGGCTGGCTACAGCTGAGACAGGTACCCTAAATACGGATACACAGGCACTCACATTAGCCGGCTCTGCCCAGCTGCTCTCACCTGATGAGGGCTGGCAGCTCAATACAGAGTTATTACATTATAATGGCGTCACGCGTCATGCCTGGAGCGATTCCAAAACAGTGCTACAGCAACCGCCTCAGCGCCTTGACGCATCACGCATGGATATATGGCTAGATGATAGCCAGATTCGCTTAACCAATAACGTGCGCGGCACTCATCCGCCTGCCACTCGTTCTCCGTAG
- the lptA gene encoding lipopolysaccharide transport periplasmic protein LptA, which yields MNALIRTALFTIALPLSAAALPVMAQSQAPVEVEADRLDLDQRAGTAVYSGNVDIRQGNMQLRGNRVEIQRNDAGELSRAVATGERAYIRNQPEGQASPMEGWAKRIIYHVAERRVELIDQAELTQQTDRFQGGRLEYFIDQGVVQARSDVSGGEPQRIRMTLQPEQ from the coding sequence ATGAACGCTCTCATTCGTACAGCACTCTTCACCATTGCGCTACCCCTCTCTGCGGCAGCGCTACCGGTCATGGCACAAAGCCAAGCCCCTGTAGAAGTAGAAGCTGACCGGTTAGATCTAGACCAACGAGCGGGCACCGCCGTGTATTCTGGGAATGTCGATATTCGGCAGGGCAATATGCAGCTGCGCGGCAATCGCGTTGAAATCCAGCGCAATGATGCTGGCGAACTATCGCGCGCCGTGGCAACCGGTGAGCGAGCCTATATACGCAACCAACCCGAAGGTCAGGCTAGCCCGATGGAAGGCTGGGCAAAGCGGATTATCTATCATGTGGCCGAACGCCGAGTAGAACTGATTGATCAAGCCGAACTTACCCAGCAAACAGATCGTTTTCAGGGCGGCCGATTAGAGTATTTCATTGACCAAGGCGTGGTTCAGGCCCGCTCTGACGTGAGTGGCGGTGAGCCACAACGTATCCGAATGACGCTTCAGCCAGAACAATAG
- the lptB gene encoding LPS export ABC transporter ATP-binding protein: MKTLYAHHLAKSYKRRRVVKDINLEISQGSVVGLLGPNGAGKTTSFYMIVGLVKSDAGKVGIDGLDLTHAPMHERAMAGIGYLPQEASIFRKLSVADNIMAILETRKALDHSAREQRLETLLEDFHITHIRDNLGMSLSGGERRRVEIARSLATEPAFILLDEPFAGVDPISVGDIKAIIRALKKRHIGVLITDHNVRETLDICDIAYIVGDGHIIASGPPQEILNNQKVRDVYLGADFRL; the protein is encoded by the coding sequence ATAAAAACACTCTATGCCCATCACTTAGCCAAAAGCTATAAACGCCGTCGCGTGGTTAAGGACATAAATTTAGAGATCTCTCAAGGCAGCGTCGTCGGTTTGCTTGGCCCTAACGGCGCAGGCAAAACAACATCGTTTTATATGATTGTCGGCCTAGTAAAGTCTGATGCAGGAAAAGTAGGCATTGATGGGCTTGATTTAACGCATGCTCCTATGCACGAGCGCGCCATGGCAGGGATTGGCTATCTGCCTCAAGAAGCCTCTATTTTTCGCAAACTATCCGTTGCCGATAACATCATGGCAATCTTGGAGACTCGTAAAGCACTTGATCACAGCGCCCGCGAACAACGTCTTGAGACGCTACTGGAAGATTTTCATATCACCCACATTCGCGACAATTTAGGTATGAGCCTTTCAGGTGGAGAGCGTAGACGTGTTGAGATTGCTCGCTCCCTCGCAACAGAACCTGCCTTTATTTTGCTTGACGAGCCGTTCGCTGGCGTCGATCCAATCTCAGTAGGCGACATTAAAGCAATTATCCGAGCACTTAAAAAACGTCATATAGGCGTATTGATTACTGACCACAATGTGCGAGAAACGCTGGATATTTGTGATATCGCCTATATTGTTGGCGACGGTCACATCATCGCTAGCGGCCCGCCACAAGAAATTCTCAACAACCAAAAGGTAAGAGATGTTTATTTAGGTGCTGATTTTCGCCTGTAA
- a CDS encoding RNA polymerase factor sigma-54, whose protein sequence is MVMKASLQLRIGTQLTMTPQLQQAIALLQLSTLDLRQEIQQALDANPMLEQEDEFGEQAVSEPQETEWSDSIPNELSTDSDWSDTYQDLGNHSSGGEGPDFERQAAGQSLHGHLLWQLAMTDFSSRDHAIAESLIDALDANGYLTQPLNDIREGLKAQGHEGLSQREVETTLLRLQQFEPTGVFARDLRECLMLQLASLPEDTPLLMPAKRLVRQFLEALGKDDVRLLKRRLSLGDDQLDDVIRLIRSLDPRPGSAFGDTDDSYVTPDLVVRHDNEGWHLELNPEALPRLRIQPDYASLIKRADKSQDNQFLKEHLQEARWLIKSLSSRNDTLLRVGREIIARQIGFLEHGEEAMKPLILADIADAVEMHESTISRVTTQKYIHTPRGVFELKYFFSSQVSGQDGGDSHSSTAIRARIKKLVQDEPPGKPLSDSRLVSLLEEGGINVARRTVAKYRESMGIPSSSERRRLR, encoded by the coding sequence ATGGTCATGAAAGCTTCTCTTCAATTGCGTATCGGCACACAGCTGACCATGACACCCCAGCTGCAGCAGGCGATTGCCCTGCTGCAGCTATCAACATTGGACCTTCGTCAAGAAATTCAGCAAGCACTTGATGCCAACCCAATGCTTGAGCAGGAAGACGAATTCGGCGAACAGGCTGTTAGTGAACCCCAGGAAACGGAATGGTCCGACAGCATTCCTAACGAACTCTCCACTGATAGTGACTGGTCAGACACTTATCAGGATCTAGGCAACCATAGCAGCGGCGGCGAGGGGCCTGATTTTGAACGTCAAGCCGCTGGTCAAAGCTTACATGGCCACCTACTTTGGCAGCTCGCCATGACGGATTTCTCCTCTCGCGACCATGCCATCGCAGAAAGCCTTATAGATGCTCTGGATGCTAATGGCTATCTAACTCAGCCCCTCAATGACATCCGCGAGGGGCTTAAGGCCCAAGGTCATGAAGGGCTTAGCCAGCGTGAAGTTGAAACAACCTTACTGCGTCTTCAACAGTTTGAACCCACCGGCGTATTTGCTCGTGATCTGCGCGAATGTTTAATGTTGCAGCTCGCCTCACTACCGGAAGATACACCGCTGCTTATGCCTGCCAAGAGGCTAGTACGTCAATTTCTTGAAGCGCTCGGTAAGGATGATGTGCGTTTGTTAAAGCGACGTTTAAGCTTGGGTGATGATCAGCTAGATGATGTAATTCGTTTGATCCGCAGCCTTGACCCTCGCCCAGGCAGCGCCTTTGGAGACACCGATGACAGCTATGTAACGCCAGACCTAGTGGTTCGCCACGACAACGAAGGCTGGCACCTGGAACTAAACCCAGAAGCACTGCCACGACTGCGTATTCAGCCTGACTACGCAAGTCTTATCAAACGGGCTGACAAAAGCCAGGATAACCAGTTTTTAAAGGAGCACCTTCAGGAAGCGCGCTGGCTAATCAAGAGCCTCTCAAGCCGAAACGATACGCTACTGCGTGTTGGCCGAGAAATTATCGCTCGCCAGATAGGCTTTCTGGAACACGGCGAAGAAGCTATGAAGCCGTTAATTTTAGCGGATATCGCAGACGCTGTGGAAATGCATGAATCTACTATTTCCAGGGTCACCACCCAGAAATATATCCATACCCCGCGCGGCGTATTTGAACTCAAATACTTCTTTTCCAGCCAAGTGAGCGGGCAAGACGGAGGTGACAGCCACTCTAGCACCGCCATCCGTGCACGAATCAAAAAACTGGTGCAAGATGAACCGCCCGGCAAACCTCTCTCAGACAGCCGTCTTGTATCGCTTTTGGAAGAGGGAGGCATTAATGTAGCGAGGCGTACAGTGGCCAAATATCGCGAGTCGATGGGCATTCCTTCTTCCAGCGAACGTCGCCGCTTACGCTGA
- the hpf gene encoding ribosome hibernation-promoting factor, HPF/YfiA family, which produces MQVNITGHHVELTDALRDYVNEKLERVERHYDNITTVQVTLSVEKERQQAACTLHAAGADLHAEALDNDMYAAIDALADKIDRQLVKHKEKAQARAQGAGVR; this is translated from the coding sequence ATGCAAGTAAATATCACTGGTCATCACGTAGAACTGACTGACGCCTTGCGTGACTATGTTAATGAAAAGCTGGAACGCGTTGAGCGCCATTACGACAATATTACTACCGTACAAGTGACCTTATCTGTTGAAAAGGAGCGCCAGCAAGCTGCCTGCACGCTGCATGCTGCCGGTGCAGACCTACACGCAGAAGCATTAGATAATGATATGTATGCAGCCATTGATGCGCTAGCAGACAAAATTGATCGTCAACTCGTTAAACATAAGGAAAAAGCACAAGCTCGCGCCCAAGGCGCAGGCGTGCGTTAA
- the ptsN gene encoding PTS IIA-like nitrogen regulatory protein PtsN: protein MTLETILPPERVLYDVPGGSKKRVLEFFSTFIAQNIPSLDSQEVFSRLIGRERLGSTGIGNGVAIPHARSPHCSSPIAGFLKLAEPVDFDAIDGDPVDLVFVLLVPEEADDTHLALLGQVASIMNNVDTRQQLRKSTSQRELLELITAKIREQPVT, encoded by the coding sequence ATGACGTTGGAAACTATCCTCCCCCCAGAGCGCGTTCTCTATGACGTTCCTGGGGGCAGTAAAAAAAGGGTGCTGGAGTTTTTCAGCACCTTCATTGCACAAAACATCCCAAGTTTAGACAGCCAAGAAGTGTTTAGCCGTCTTATTGGACGCGAACGCCTAGGAAGCACAGGAATAGGCAACGGAGTTGCTATTCCTCATGCACGTAGCCCTCATTGCAGCTCGCCCATCGCTGGCTTTTTAAAGCTTGCTGAGCCGGTAGATTTTGATGCTATTGATGGTGATCCAGTCGATCTTGTATTCGTGCTATTGGTGCCTGAAGAGGCAGACGACACCCACTTAGCATTATTAGGTCAAGTGGCGTCTATTATGAATAACGTCGACACACGCCAACAACTGCGTAAATCCACAAGCCAGCGTGAGCTTTTAGAACTCATCACAGCGAAAATACGCGAGCAGCCTGTTACCTAG